Part of the Paenibacillus sp. JNUCC32 genome is shown below.
CAAGCGGCAACGCCTGCAGACCTCGTGGATTTGATCGGCTTGTGGGTTCGGAATCACCCTCTCCTGCTGGAGCAGGAGAATTATGTCCGGCTTGCGGAAGCCCAGCTTATCGATAAGCTTCAGCAGGATTCGGATCCGGTGAGAACGGTCAATGCCGTACTGGATCAATTGGATGCGCTGGAACGCGATCCGCAAAAGGGAATCGGCCGTTATCAAGGCGGACGTGCCTTTGCGGACCGGATGATCTATGCAGCCAATCTCTTTCTCTTGCGTGAGCTGGAGCCTGAGCAATTAAGCCAGAAGCAGCTGATGGATATCGGGTTCCTGCAAATGCCGAAGGAGTTCAAAGGCTGGGTAGAGCGGTTCGATTCCCGGATTCGGTCCAAAGCCGCGGTCATGCTGGCCCTTCACCAGTGGTCCGGCCATGAAGAGGTTAGAGCGGAAGTGCTGGCGGAACTCTCGGCAGAGGAACGGGAGCGCACCCAGCATATCATGCGGAAGTGGCTGCAGCATCATGTGGAACCGTCCAATTTCGAGAGCATAACCTTGGCTTTCTGCACGGATATCAATTCCAGTGCGGTAGACTATCGGAGCTTGCTGGATTACTTGCACAGATACGGCAAGAGCCCGGACGTGGTATACCAATATATTCAGTGGTCTGCCGAGCAGCCGGTATTCGTTAGACCTCGCGGACTTGTTCCCGCTTATGCCGCCGCCATCATCGATTATTTCAAAATCCACGACCGCGAAGCCTTTAAAAATAAGGATTACGTAAAAACTTATTTCAGTTCGCCTGCACCCATCCTCAAACCGGTGTATGCGCAGGTTAAGGCCGAGTTGGCTTCGCCGTTGGTGCGATGGTTTCGCCGGCATTCGCGGTTCGTAAAAATCACTTCTTCCTTGCTTGTGGTAATCGTTGTTGCTGGCGCTGCCTTCATGATGATCCAAAACGGCAAAGGTCCCGCGGACGGCGATGCCGATCCGAATCCGGCCGTTACGCCGCCGGTTACGGTACCGCCGGCTTCTTCCGAGACCGTAGACGAGCAGCCTTTATTAACGGCGACGGTGGTGGAGGAAGGCGAGCAGGCGGGAAGCACCGAGCTGAATTTCCATTTTAAACAACCGGCGGCTTGCCGGGATTTCAGTGTGGACAAACTACAGATTATAGGCAAGGATGGAAGCACGCTGCTTGAAGCGGCCGGTCCTGAATTATCGCGGGTGTGCGCGGATGAAACCACAGGGGAAGCCGATGCTGCTGATCCGTCAGGATCCGAGACGGATTCATCCGGGAACCAAGCGGATCCGAATAGCGGGACAACAGAAGGGGAAAACAAGTCTGATCCTGTTGAAGGTGAGGATGTGGAGACCTCGGATGACCTTGGCACCGTTCAGGCAAACCCGGCTGATACGAGTCAGGTCACCGTGAAGCTGGATCAGGCGCTTGACGTATCCCTAGTCGAGAAGGTCGTAGTGGATGGTGTCTCCTATGAGCTGTCCGACGAAAGCGCGCTTTCGGAAGAGCAAGAGCAGACTCCCGAGAATGAGACGGATGAAGGGGTTTGAATTATAGAACGAGCAGACGAATGATTGTCTGCTCGTTTTTTTTCGCGCCACTATGTATGCACGACCACTTATTCATGCTGGCGACAGATTTGTTCTTCTCTTTCGAGGTTTTGTACGGTTGCATAGGTGGTGCCCCATTCACACATGGTATGTAGTACAGGCACGAAGGATTGGCCCAGCTCAGTTAAACTGTATTCTACCTTAGGCGGTACTTCTTTAAATACTTCTCTTCGGACAAGCTCATCTTTTTCCAGCTGCTTTAATTGCTCGGTTAAGACTTTCTGCG
Proteins encoded:
- a CDS encoding winged helix-turn-helix transcriptional regulator; amino-acid sequence: MNSLNTGINIFMNTVGGKWKCLILFFLSQKPRRTKEFYLLMPTITQKVLTEQLKQLEKDELVRREVFKEVPPKVEYSLTELGQSFVPVLHTMCEWGTTYATVQNLEREEQICRQHE